The following nucleotide sequence is from Aspergillus luchuensis IFO 4308 DNA, chromosome 1, nearly complete sequence.
CCGCGCGCGGGCCACTCATACCTTGATATGGACACCTTCCACCGCTGTTCAATGGCGTTGCCGGACGCAATTGTGCAGGGAGCTGGGAACATTCTCCTAGATGCCTATGCACTGATTCTGCCGCAGCCTATTATTTGGAAACTGAAGTTATCGCGGCAGAAAAGGCTGAATATTGCCTTGGTATTCGGTGTtggttgtatgtatgtgtcaACCCGCCCCACCTGGACCCTGAATATGGACATTTGGCCTATCATGTGCAGATCCCGACAGCCCACATATACGAGGATCGTCTCTCACTAACAATGCACACGCCATTTAGAGCGCTACTAGCCAGCTGCATTAGCATGTACTACCGAGTCCAGCTGCACGTTGGGAGCGATACTGACTGGAACGAAGGGGCATACGATGTTACCTCGTAAGTCCTCCGCCCCGAAGGACGAGTCTTGGCGCTGTAGAGACGGCAGGTAATAGGAAAAGGATCAGACCCATTGTACTGACTGCCTTTCGCCTCTTGGCAGAATATTGGAGCTTAATATCGCTATCATCTGCAGTTGCTCGCCAGCCGTGTGGCGGCTAATACATCGAAACCATTCGCACGGATCCGATTCCAGAGGCATGGGCAGCACGCCAAGGCGACAACCACGattattcttctcctcgctTACGGGGTCCATAGTTGGGTTGCTCGGCTTCTCACAGAATGCTAGTAAGAGTAGCAGCAACGGTGGAAAATCGTTtacatcgtcatcgtcggcgaCCCCTAAACCCCAACTCAGCCAGGGGTCCTCAGAGCAGCGAGGCCCGTATCACAATCTACATAGCTCATCAGATCTGCCGAAGAATGCGGCTCAATTAGATGGGTACGAGATGGGTCGACTACATCAGAACGAGGGGAATTGAGTGGATACTCGCTCGTGTATGCAGTCTTCAGCCCCCGATTACAAAGTTCTGAACATCTATAGGCGCTCGTGCTGCTTCTTTATTCATAAATAACTGAACTTAATACCATGAATATATTACGGTAATTCACATCAGTTTAGTATTTGCAACCATGCTAGTCGTACAATTTATAGCGCAAATTTTAGCCGACATCTCGGAAATTTTGTCATATGCAGACCACTGTAGAGAGCCTCGCTTATAAACCTGCACTTGAAGAAATCTGCCTTGGACCCTGTTTTTATCATTCTGTCATTACCCACTAGTAAGTATCTATTACATTCTACACCTTCACACCTACACACGAAACATTACCACACTACATCCTCGCGCACCCTAATCAACAAATTTTCCGAACCATGCATCTGCAGAAACATAAGCACTAAACCTTAACCTCAAGCCCTACTTTCagttccctccccctccctctttgcctccccctcatcctcacccacagcctcatccacaaccctCTCCTTGTCATCCCTCTGGacatcccccttctccttcaagccATACCCattctcctccaactccccccgtagcaccaccctcctcatccccagcCCAACCACAACGCCCACCAACGCAAACGCCAACCCCACCAGCCACACTGTCCTCAATGCCAACCGATACACCTCCCTCACCTGCTCTCTCTGCACCGTATCCATCCCCGCTCCCCAATCCCCAGCAAACTCCGCCGCCGCACCATACGCCCTCCCATCCAGcaacctctccctcagcGTCTCATAATCAAGAATCCTCCCCGCGTACACATCCACCCTCGCATTAAACACAATCCCCGGAGCCGTAGATCCCCACACGAACGCCAACGATCGAAGGAACGCATACACGCCCGTAGAACTCGCCGTATCGGCAGGACCCAGGGATGACTGAATAGCAGGGaggatagtagtagctagGAAGCCCTGGCCTAGTGCGGCGGGG
It contains:
- a CDS encoding uncharacterized protein (COG:S;~EggNog:ENOG410PQ8R;~TransMembrane:6 (o24-44i56-83o103-126i138-160o180-199i220-237o)), which encodes MWDVPLSWLYSDQKYWRLRLAQNLFNPLAFFFSRAPVFVLYRRLFDAPLHRNFSKACWAGLIAAFLLYIHTFILTAVVCAPRAGHSYLDMDTFHRCSMALPDAIVQGAGNILLDAYALILPQPIIWKLKLSRQKRLNIALVFGVGCIALLASCISMYYRVQLHVGSDTDWNEGAYDVTSILELNIAIICSCSPAVWRLIHRNHSHGSDSRGMGSTPRRQPRLFFSSLTGSIVGLLGFSQNASKSSSNGGKSFTSSSSATPKPQLSQGSSEQRGPYHNLHSSSDLPKNAAQLDGYEMGRLHQNEGN